A genomic segment from Gracilimonas sediminicola encodes:
- the cutA gene encoding divalent-cation tolerance protein CutA — MYKNLRLLYITTPNKEEAQKIGRSLVEENLAACANIFDGMNSIYKWKGKVQEENECVLIVKTHYSRVKKVTRRVKEMHSYEVPAVVSLTITEDEGNQEYLEWLEECSKQPFEL; from the coding sequence ATGTATAAAAACCTACGTCTCCTCTACATCACTACTCCAAATAAAGAAGAAGCTCAGAAAATAGGCCGATCCCTGGTTGAAGAAAACCTCGCGGCCTGTGCCAATATTTTTGATGGCATGAATTCCATCTACAAATGGAAGGGTAAAGTTCAGGAAGAAAATGAGTGTGTGCTGATTGTGAAAACGCATTATTCACGAGTTAAAAAAGTTACCCGCCGGGTGAAAGAAATGCACAGCTACGAAGTGCCGGCTGTCGTTTCCTTGACCATTACCGAAGATGAAGGTAATCAGGAATATTTGGAGTGGCTGGAAGAATGCTCCAAACAGCCTTTTGAGCTTTAA
- the clpX gene encoding ATP-dependent Clp protease ATP-binding subunit ClpX → MSDKEKNSDIVHCSFCSRSSLEVNSMVAGPGVYICDRCVEDASSIIQSDLASLARRREKSYKPMLKPVEIKNKLDDYVIGQELAKKTLSVAVYNHYKRISAETAEIDDTQIEKSNIMLLGPTGSGKTLLARTLARIIDVPFTIADATVLTEAGYVGEDVESILSNLLQAADYDVERAKRGIVYIDEVDKVARKSDNPSITRDVSGEGVQQALLKILEGTVANIPPKGGRKHPEQSFIQLDTANILFICGGAFSGLEEIISRRLSTTVMGFNASDQVKFNKEDPEIFTHVEPEDLQHFGLIPELIGRLPVICGLHELSDDAMLDILQTPKNALVKQYKKLFNMEDVELEIEEEALKAIVKKAKARKTGARGLRSIMEAAMLDIMFSLPSMKNIARCVITEETIEKQAPPVYEKQKASA, encoded by the coding sequence ATGAGCGATAAAGAGAAAAATAGTGATATAGTACACTGCTCATTTTGCAGCCGTTCGAGCCTGGAAGTGAACAGTATGGTAGCCGGTCCCGGCGTTTATATTTGCGACCGTTGCGTGGAAGATGCATCCAGCATCATCCAAAGTGATTTGGCTTCTTTAGCCCGCCGACGGGAAAAGAGCTACAAGCCCATGCTTAAGCCGGTCGAGATCAAGAACAAACTTGATGATTACGTAATCGGTCAGGAGCTTGCCAAAAAGACACTTTCAGTAGCGGTTTACAATCACTACAAGCGTATTTCTGCTGAAACAGCGGAAATTGATGATACGCAGATTGAGAAGTCTAACATCATGTTGCTTGGGCCTACCGGTAGCGGTAAAACTCTTTTGGCCCGCACCCTGGCTCGCATTATCGATGTTCCCTTCACCATCGCCGATGCCACCGTATTAACGGAAGCCGGTTATGTAGGCGAAGATGTGGAAAGCATTTTAAGCAACCTGCTACAAGCCGCCGATTATGACGTAGAGCGCGCCAAGCGTGGAATCGTATATATCGATGAAGTGGACAAAGTAGCCCGCAAGAGTGATAACCCCTCTATTACCCGCGATGTAAGCGGAGAGGGCGTTCAGCAGGCTTTATTGAAGATTTTAGAAGGAACAGTCGCCAATATTCCACCAAAAGGTGGAAGAAAGCATCCTGAGCAAAGCTTTATTCAACTGGATACGGCTAATATTTTGTTTATTTGCGGGGGTGCTTTTTCAGGGCTGGAAGAAATCATCTCCCGTCGCCTTTCTACAACCGTGATGGGCTTTAATGCATCCGATCAGGTTAAGTTCAACAAAGAAGATCCCGAGATTTTTACGCATGTTGAACCGGAAGACCTTCAGCACTTTGGACTCATTCCCGAGCTGATTGGTCGATTGCCCGTCATCTGTGGATTGCACGAACTTTCTGATGACGCCATGCTCGACATCCTTCAAACTCCAAAAAATGCGCTCGTTAAGCAGTATAAAAAACTGTTTAACATGGAAGACGTTGAGCTGGAGATTGAAGAAGAAGCACTCAAAGCTATCGTCAAAAAGGCTAAAGCCCGCAAGACAGGAGCCCGTGGGTTACGTTCTATCATGGAGGCAGCCATGCTGGATATCATGTTTTCGCTTCCATCTATGAAGAATATAGCACGGTGTGTAATCACAGAGGAGACTATTGAAAAGCAGGCTCCTCCGGTTTACGAGAAACAAAAAGCTTCCGCTTAA
- a CDS encoding enoyl-CoA hydratase/isomerase family protein yields MSITQQRISPHILWATINRPEARNAIDFDVMDELEQLVESLEKDDEVRVFILSGAGKQSFVAGGDLKKFHTIQSKEKAVEMSKRMHDIFNRIERLPCWTVACINGDAYGGGIELMLAFDFRVSMPDAKFGFTQGRFYLVPGWGGLTRLVEKIGKAKALQWCGKAEVLSANSVLAHGLIEHILKGEDLESEVLDWIEKLTKNDRKFIQTLKGGASRFSPQRKESLEAEIEPFAELWIDAEHIQRVEKFMSRKKS; encoded by the coding sequence ATGAGCATTACCCAACAACGTATTTCTCCCCACATTTTATGGGCAACGATAAACCGCCCCGAAGCCAGAAATGCCATCGACTTTGATGTGATGGATGAACTGGAGCAACTGGTTGAATCTCTTGAAAAGGACGATGAGGTCAGGGTTTTTATTTTAAGCGGAGCCGGAAAGCAGTCGTTTGTAGCGGGGGGTGATCTCAAAAAATTTCACACCATACAATCCAAAGAAAAGGCAGTGGAGATGTCGAAGCGAATGCATGATATCTTTAACCGGATTGAACGGCTGCCCTGCTGGACGGTCGCCTGCATAAATGGAGATGCGTATGGAGGAGGCATTGAGCTGATGCTGGCTTTTGACTTTCGTGTGTCGATGCCTGATGCCAAATTCGGCTTTACACAGGGCCGATTTTACCTGGTTCCCGGCTGGGGAGGTTTGACAAGGCTTGTCGAAAAAATAGGTAAGGCCAAAGCATTGCAGTGGTGTGGAAAGGCCGAAGTGCTTTCTGCCAACAGCGTTTTGGCTCATGGTTTGATCGAACATATTTTAAAGGGGGAAGATTTAGAAAGTGAAGTACTTGATTGGATAGAAAAGCTCACCAAAAACGACCGGAAGTTTATACAAACGCTGAAAGGTGGGGCATCAAGATTTTCTCCCCAAAGAAAAGAATCGCTGGAAGCAGAAATAGAACCATTTGCAGAGCTTTGGATTGATGCTGAACATATACAACGTGTTGAAAAATTTATGAGTAGAAAGAAATCTTAA
- a CDS encoding DUF2784 domain-containing protein encodes MYQFLDVFFVVFHFSLIAFNLTGWIWRKTRRLHLYVISATIFSWIGLGAVYGWGYCPCTDWHWQVKRALGEADLPASYVKYYLDSISGFAWSAPLVDSIVAISGVGALLISGWLNYKNRVE; translated from the coding sequence ATGTATCAATTCTTGGATGTGTTTTTTGTGGTTTTTCACTTTTCGTTGATTGCCTTTAATCTGACGGGGTGGATTTGGCGTAAAACCCGAAGGCTGCATTTGTATGTAATCTCAGCCACCATTTTTTCGTGGATCGGACTGGGCGCTGTTTACGGGTGGGGGTACTGCCCTTGTACCGACTGGCACTGGCAGGTAAAAAGAGCATTGGGTGAGGCCGACTTGCCGGCTTCTTACGTTAAATATTATCTTGATTCAATCTCCGGTTTCGCCTGGAGTGCTCCTCTTGTGGATTCAATAGTAGCAATATCCGGCGTTGGAGCACTGTTAATTTCAGGCTGGTTGAATTATAAGAACCGAGTAGAGTAA
- a CDS encoding DsbA family oxidoreductase, translated as MKIEIWSDVACPFCYIGKRHLEEALHKLPDLDVDIVWKSFELDPNASVDSDLDIYDTLAKKYGRDRAWAKQMNANMVQMASAAGLDFNMDEVKPTNSFNAHQLIHLARKHGKQDEMKEALLSAYFVEGKHVGDTETLVQIASNVGLDQNEAKEVLQNNTYSSQVVNDVEEAHRLGVQGVPFFYINEKYGLSGAQPVEVFTEALQKIAEEKVS; from the coding sequence ATGAAGATTGAAATTTGGTCGGACGTTGCCTGTCCGTTTTGTTATATCGGTAAAAGACATCTCGAAGAAGCCCTCCATAAACTCCCGGACCTGGATGTTGATATCGTCTGGAAAAGCTTTGAGCTCGACCCCAATGCCTCTGTCGATTCCGATCTTGATATCTATGACACTCTCGCCAAAAAATACGGTCGCGACAGAGCCTGGGCCAAACAAATGAATGCCAACATGGTTCAAATGGCCTCCGCCGCCGGGTTAGACTTTAACATGGATGAGGTAAAACCCACCAATTCTTTCAACGCTCATCAGCTCATCCACCTGGCTCGTAAGCACGGCAAACAAGATGAGATGAAAGAAGCACTATTGTCTGCTTACTTTGTGGAAGGCAAGCATGTGGGCGACACAGAAACGCTGGTTCAAATCGCTTCGAATGTGGGGCTTGACCAGAATGAGGCGAAAGAAGTATTGCAGAACAATACGTACTCCAGCCAGGTTGTCAATGACGTGGAGGAAGCTCACCGGCTTGGCGTTCAGGGCGTTCCCTTCTTTTACATCAACGAAAAGTACGGGCTTTCCGGAGCTCAACCTGTAGAAGTCTTCACCGAGGCTCTCCAGAAAATTGCGGAAGAGAAAGTCAGTTAG
- the clpP gene encoding ATP-dependent Clp endopeptidase proteolytic subunit ClpP, protein MISDQPLFEDPNLDSVQPVQNNLVPMVVETTSRGERAYDIYSRLLKDRIVILGSPVNDTVASSIMAQLLFLESEDPEKDINFYINSPGGVVSAGLAIYDTIQHIKCDVATTCMGMAASMGAVLLTAGTSGKRSCLPHSRVMIHQPLGGTRGQASDIEIEAKEIIRVKKELSQILADHSGKSVEQVMEDSDRNKWMTAQEAKDYGLVDNVLSKSEDSK, encoded by the coding sequence ATGATATCTGATCAACCGCTATTTGAAGACCCGAATTTAGATTCCGTACAACCTGTACAGAACAACCTTGTACCTATGGTTGTGGAAACCACCAGCCGTGGCGAACGCGCTTATGATATTTATTCACGGCTGCTTAAAGACCGGATTGTGATTCTGGGTTCACCGGTTAACGACACCGTGGCCAGCTCAATCATGGCTCAGCTGTTGTTCCTTGAGTCTGAAGATCCTGAAAAAGACATCAACTTTTATATCAACAGTCCGGGTGGCGTTGTTTCTGCCGGATTGGCGATCTACGACACCATTCAGCACATCAAGTGTGATGTTGCCACTACCTGTATGGGAATGGCCGCAAGTATGGGCGCCGTATTGCTGACTGCCGGTACCAGCGGAAAAAGAAGCTGCCTTCCTCATTCCCGAGTTATGATTCACCAGCCTTTAGGGGGAACCCGCGGACAGGCCAGTGATATCGAGATTGAAGCCAAAGAAATTATCCGTGTTAAGAAGGAGTTAAGCCAGATTCTTGCCGACCACAGTGGAAAGTCTGTTGAGCAGGTTATGGAAGATTCTGACCGTAACAAGTGGATGACGGCTCAGGAAGCCAAAGACTACGGATTGGTCGATAATGTGTTGTCCAAGTCTGAAGATTCCAAATAA
- the tig gene encoding trigger factor, with translation MDISVEELTSVDKEVTLKAKREDLQEDFDKAYKKYKDQIQLPGFRPGKVPMGLVKKRFGKEIEQEEISNIIQKVFEKEVVPEYEPVGETEMVDFTWENDELEVKFKIGSKPEIEVADLSKIEVNKMVHDVTDEEVEEEVERTLEREGNWEEVDEAASEETQVLVDVVSKTHGDEDKDQRIDLRKDDASEFLEALKGKKAGDVVEMTIPHGDHEDELEITLKKVQKMHKAELSDDIIKDQSNGEAENLDEFKSYIKSRMQQYYDQTSDDLFKNDVADALVEAHDFEVPETFVAQIQGSYVDQLKQQQGGELPDHFDAEEYKAGMKDRAVREAKWSFISQKLQETFEDIEIKPEDIDEHLAGQAAQYGMPVDQLKQYYAQQPQMLEQLRSSIREEKVFDILQDKVKTKEISKEKYREQQEKKDDKKKNK, from the coding sequence GTGGATATTTCTGTAGAAGAGCTCACATCTGTAGATAAAGAAGTCACCCTGAAAGCAAAAAGAGAAGACCTTCAGGAAGATTTCGACAAAGCATACAAAAAATATAAAGACCAAATTCAGCTTCCGGGATTCCGTCCGGGCAAAGTGCCAATGGGACTGGTTAAAAAGCGGTTTGGCAAAGAGATTGAACAAGAGGAAATCAGTAACATCATCCAAAAGGTATTTGAGAAAGAAGTAGTACCTGAGTATGAGCCGGTTGGCGAAACGGAGATGGTTGATTTTACCTGGGAGAATGATGAGCTGGAAGTGAAATTCAAAATCGGTTCAAAACCGGAAATTGAAGTAGCTGATCTTTCCAAAATTGAAGTGAACAAAATGGTTCACGATGTAACCGATGAAGAGGTTGAGGAAGAAGTTGAGAGAACCCTGGAGCGGGAAGGAAACTGGGAAGAAGTGGATGAAGCCGCTTCGGAAGAAACCCAGGTGTTGGTAGATGTTGTTTCTAAAACCCACGGCGATGAAGACAAAGATCAGCGCATCGACCTCAGAAAAGATGATGCTTCCGAGTTTCTTGAAGCGCTCAAAGGCAAAAAAGCCGGTGATGTTGTTGAGATGACTATCCCACATGGTGATCATGAAGATGAGCTTGAGATTACCCTTAAGAAAGTGCAGAAAATGCACAAAGCTGAGCTTTCTGATGATATCATTAAAGACCAAAGCAACGGCGAGGCGGAAAACCTGGATGAGTTCAAGAGTTACATCAAGAGCCGCATGCAGCAGTATTACGATCAAACATCCGATGACCTTTTCAAGAATGATGTAGCCGATGCACTTGTTGAAGCACATGACTTTGAAGTACCGGAAACATTCGTAGCTCAAATTCAGGGGTCCTATGTGGATCAACTGAAGCAGCAGCAAGGCGGAGAGTTACCGGATCACTTTGATGCAGAAGAATATAAGGCCGGCATGAAAGACCGTGCCGTGCGTGAAGCCAAGTGGTCGTTCATCAGCCAAAAACTGCAAGAAACATTTGAAGATATCGAAATAAAACCCGAAGATATCGACGAGCATCTCGCAGGTCAGGCAGCCCAGTACGGCATGCCTGTAGATCAGCTGAAGCAGTATTATGCACAGCAACCACAGATGCTTGAGCAACTTCGCAGCAGCATCCGCGAAGAAAAAGTGTTCGATATTTTGCAAGACAAGGTGAAAACCAAAGAAATCAGCAAAGAGAAGTACCGCGAACAGCAGGAAAAGAAAGACGACAAGAAGAAGAATAAATAA
- a CDS encoding T9SS type A sorting domain-containing protein, with amino-acid sequence MSTSAKIIYRSALRISAYSAIILLFLSSAKLSAQTTVLKDINPGISDGYIEYMTVVGDTMYFVADNQEDEGELYITNGTAEGTKKITDLAPDDDYPDIEELTPLGNKLIFTAVTEEHADEVYVSDGTSAGTYLLKDIYPGDYSSDAEHFGVMNGKAYFPAEDGRYPDADNGEELWVTDGTSSGTYMLKDLDPGQYLQYSWSNEETNYSSRPDHFFAHNDTMYFSARHHEYGEELWATDGTADGTYMVKDIFPGLYEDSDDNKNDSSPTNFTSINGTVLFNAQSDTSYKDYLYTTDGTEEGTKKFLDEEVYITEDPVEYNGNWYFISDTKLWKSDGTPEGTSAVIDMAVDNYVIEDGSDLSPKIFKLNNQLYFFSTYTLWKTDGTKAGTEKAVESIFNLFHYHHTDFATVYNGRIYFAASDDGYGQAHVAGRELWMTDGTQEGTMYVANLRTGIDRGEPDGSDPEDLRVLNGKLYFTAEGDSLGREIWMTNGIPQRQVQIEDTLRLAEFPNFGATVNFNEMNQPFTINSTLNLGAEAEQINLPDTLSLVSNKLWNFHTETTSAFNAEVCFSLQQIDLSNFDTALLSIAKRESDQSEWSVLASSLTDSQESICASGITSFSDFTIVERPQQNTDVSTEDDVLPYSFTLKNAYPNPFNPTTTIGYSIPEAEDVRLTVYNLVGQKISTLVNKKQSPGTYQIDFDAGQLSSGIYFYRLEAGGQVRVKKMTLLK; translated from the coding sequence ATGAGTACCAGCGCCAAAATCATTTATCGTTCTGCCCTTAGAATTTCTGCTTATTCTGCCATCATCCTGCTGTTTTTATCATCAGCAAAGCTATCTGCGCAAACCACCGTGCTAAAAGACATAAACCCCGGCATCAGTGATGGATATATTGAATACATGACTGTGGTCGGAGACACCATGTACTTTGTGGCCGACAATCAGGAAGATGAAGGCGAGCTGTATATTACAAACGGTACGGCGGAAGGAACCAAGAAAATTACAGACCTGGCTCCGGACGATGATTATCCTGATATCGAAGAGCTCACTCCCTTAGGTAATAAACTTATTTTCACAGCAGTGACTGAAGAACATGCCGATGAAGTGTATGTTTCGGACGGTACATCTGCAGGAACCTACCTGCTCAAAGACATTTACCCGGGCGATTACTCTTCGGATGCCGAGCATTTTGGAGTGATGAACGGCAAAGCCTACTTCCCGGCTGAAGACGGACGCTACCCGGATGCCGACAACGGCGAAGAGCTCTGGGTCACAGACGGTACTTCGTCCGGCACCTATATGCTTAAAGATTTAGATCCCGGCCAATACCTTCAGTATTCCTGGAGTAATGAAGAGACCAACTACAGCTCTCGACCCGATCACTTTTTTGCACACAATGATACCATGTATTTTTCAGCCCGCCATCATGAATACGGTGAAGAACTGTGGGCTACGGATGGAACCGCCGACGGCACTTATATGGTAAAAGACATTTTCCCGGGGTTGTATGAAGATTCCGACGACAACAAAAATGACAGCTCGCCTACTAATTTTACTTCTATAAACGGAACCGTCCTTTTTAATGCTCAAAGTGACACCTCCTACAAAGACTATTTATACACCACGGATGGCACGGAAGAAGGAACCAAAAAATTCCTGGATGAAGAAGTGTACATCACGGAAGATCCCGTTGAGTATAATGGGAACTGGTACTTTATATCAGACACCAAGCTTTGGAAAAGTGACGGCACCCCGGAGGGAACATCCGCTGTTATTGATATGGCCGTTGATAATTATGTAATTGAGGACGGCTCTGATCTTAGCCCAAAAATTTTCAAGCTTAATAATCAGCTTTACTTTTTCAGCACTTATACCCTTTGGAAAACCGATGGCACCAAAGCCGGAACTGAAAAAGCGGTAGAATCTATCTTCAACCTGTTTCATTACCACCACACAGATTTTGCAACGGTATATAACGGGCGCATCTACTTTGCTGCATCGGATGACGGTTACGGTCAGGCCCATGTAGCCGGTCGTGAACTCTGGATGACCGACGGCACACAAGAGGGTACTATGTATGTAGCCAACCTGCGTACCGGCATTGATCGCGGCGAACCCGATGGCTCTGACCCGGAAGACTTACGTGTACTGAATGGAAAGCTATACTTCACCGCAGAAGGTGACTCTTTGGGAAGAGAAATCTGGATGACCAACGGCATCCCTCAACGACAGGTTCAAATTGAAGACACTTTGAGGCTGGCTGAATTTCCAAACTTTGGTGCAACAGTGAACTTTAATGAAATGAACCAGCCGTTTACCATCAACTCTACCCTGAACCTTGGTGCTGAGGCTGAGCAAATTAACCTCCCCGATACGCTTTCTCTGGTTTCAAATAAGCTGTGGAACTTCCATACCGAAACGACCTCTGCGTTTAATGCTGAGGTCTGCTTTTCTCTGCAACAAATAGACCTCTCTAACTTTGATACGGCACTATTATCTATCGCAAAAAGGGAATCTGATCAATCAGAGTGGAGTGTATTAGCATCTTCTTTAACGGACAGTCAGGAATCGATTTGTGCTTCAGGAATTACCTCTTTCAGCGATTTCACTATTGTTGAACGCCCACAACAGAATACCGATGTTTCCACAGAAGACGATGTTTTGCCGTATTCTTTTACACTTAAGAATGCCTACCCTAACCCATTTAACCCCACTACAACTATCGGTTATTCAATTCCCGAGGCGGAAGATGTCCGCCTGACCGTTTACAATCTGGTGGGACAAAAAATCTCGACCCTGGTTAACAAAAAGCAATCTCCCGGAACGTATCAAATTGACTTTGATGCCGGTCAGTTATCAAGCGGAATCTATTTTTATCGACTGGAAGCGGGAGGGCAGGTTCGTGTTAAAAAAATGACGCTGCTTAAATAA
- a CDS encoding DUF2911 domain-containing protein, whose product MRNLFITFITAALFVSCSTDDPNEGSFVTLLGNDTLAVEQFVKTDSSITAQVILRSPEVQISTYILHFDELGGIESMVQTDHSPVNGFQEDGATVRNITKVGDSLSVRVLRDEDYITYRAPFEEGLLPFIDMVHWPYELAFNKAAEADQDTIIQPLLSGNRIMDFTIAEIEGDSMTVRHPFRGVMGVRVNRDGDIQHLDAGLTTRKLKVHRTGQLDMNALANRFGNDPVGELSGAVSAEYSFKGANFRVDFGSPKKRGRDLFGNIVPWGERWRTGANRATHFYTSEDLMFGDLEVPAGEYTLFTIPQPDGGTLIINKQTGQNGRSYDESRDLGRVPMEISTTEETVEAFTISVEETEEGGELNLAWGNTVFKADFTIQ is encoded by the coding sequence ATGAGAAATTTATTCATCACATTTATAACAGCTGCTTTGTTTGTGTCGTGCAGCACGGACGACCCCAATGAAGGATCGTTTGTGACCCTGTTAGGGAATGACACCCTCGCCGTAGAGCAGTTTGTTAAAACCGATTCAAGCATTACAGCTCAGGTCATCCTTCGAAGTCCTGAGGTTCAAATCTCAACCTACATTCTGCATTTTGACGAATTAGGCGGAATTGAAAGTATGGTACAAACCGATCACTCTCCGGTAAATGGTTTCCAGGAAGATGGAGCCACTGTTCGCAACATTACGAAAGTGGGAGACAGCCTGTCGGTTCGCGTATTAAGAGATGAAGACTATATAACCTATCGGGCACCTTTTGAAGAAGGGCTGCTTCCTTTCATCGATATGGTACACTGGCCTTATGAGTTAGCCTTCAATAAAGCTGCTGAAGCAGATCAGGATACGATCATTCAGCCTTTGTTGTCGGGTAACAGAATTATGGATTTCACCATTGCTGAAATTGAGGGTGATTCCATGACCGTTCGCCACCCTTTCCGCGGAGTGATGGGAGTTCGGGTAAATAGGGATGGAGACATACAACACCTGGATGCCGGACTTACCACCCGAAAACTTAAAGTACACCGAACCGGACAGCTGGATATGAACGCACTGGCCAATCGATTTGGGAACGATCCCGTTGGTGAGCTTTCCGGAGCTGTAAGTGCTGAGTATTCATTTAAAGGCGCCAATTTCCGCGTAGATTTCGGTTCACCCAAAAAACGAGGGCGCGACTTATTTGGAAATATCGTCCCCTGGGGTGAGCGCTGGAGAACAGGAGCCAACCGAGCCACACATTTCTATACTTCTGAAGATTTGATGTTCGGCGATCTTGAAGTTCCTGCCGGAGAATACACGCTATTCACAATCCCGCAGCCTGATGGCGGCACGCTGATTATCAATAAGCAAACCGGCCAGAACGGACGATCTTATGATGAAAGCCGTGATTTAGGCCGCGTACCGATGGAGATTTCAACCACGGAAGAAACCGTTGAAGCATTCACCATTTCGGTTGAAGAAACAGAAGAAGGCGGCGAGTTGAACCTGGCTTGGGGTAACACCGTTTTTAAAGCAGACTTTACGATTCAATAA
- a CDS encoding phosphoadenylyl-sulfate reductase, with product MGSIQTKKINKTLSSAHNDVRIAHILNKYREKVLITTSFGTTSALLIHMVSRIRPNHPIHFIDTGYLFPETIEYKNTLIERYGVNVIDHVPNERKHRITQKGSMWESNPDLCCHYNKVEPLDEVKEGHEVWISGLIGYQNSYRSGLEILQKRDDLHRYYPLIDWTRDMVDDYFESYGIPRHPLERFGFDSIGCIHCTKKGEGRDGRWGESGKTECGLHL from the coding sequence ATGGGTTCCATCCAAACCAAGAAAATAAACAAGACCCTTTCGTCTGCTCATAATGATGTGCGGATTGCCCATATTTTAAATAAGTACCGGGAGAAGGTGCTTATAACCACTTCGTTTGGAACCACCTCAGCACTTCTCATTCATATGGTAAGCCGTATCCGGCCAAATCACCCCATTCATTTTATAGATACCGGCTACTTATTCCCGGAAACGATTGAATATAAGAATACTCTTATTGAGCGATATGGTGTAAATGTGATCGATCATGTTCCCAATGAGCGAAAGCACCGTATTACCCAGAAAGGCAGTATGTGGGAATCGAACCCGGATTTATGCTGCCACTATAATAAGGTGGAGCCACTGGACGAGGTTAAAGAAGGGCATGAAGTTTGGATTTCCGGCTTGATTGGATATCAGAACAGCTATCGAAGCGGGCTGGAAATTCTTCAGAAACGGGATGACCTCCACCGCTACTATCCGCTTATCGACTGGACGCGGGATATGGTGGATGACTATTTTGAAAGTTATGGCATTCCCCGCCATCCATTAGAGCGCTTTGGCTTTGACTCTATCGGATGCATCCATTGCACAAAAAAAGGGGAAGGCCGTGATGGCCGCTGGGGTGAGTCCGGCAAAACAGAATGCGGACTGCATTTATAG
- a CDS encoding sensor histidine kinase, giving the protein MTVTKEQRITIESVKTKLIDSFVLYGAIIAFIAFLIPQIPFNPGNLNLFNYIDLTVIISVFILYYNRAKVSLFFKGGFILVAVYLFFVADLYQHGLNSTIRTVFVLIPFLGILVFEVRWAALFFFISILTYFIIAYGYLAGYLSPGLLGPELNTPTKWIIHGIILSLVSMIIAMFVHIFNKSLIKIIKQQDQSYKVLEQQDLELKQNIEEKNVLLQEIHHRVKNNLAVVSGLLDLQSGLATDEFSRSALKLSTNRILSISKVHELIYQSEDVSRIHLKKYIKELADIIIESFNKAGREIDLRLDINIQYLNVNHGVPVGIILNELITNSLKHGFNEAQESCQIQISAFEEDEHYKLFYQDNGSGFVDHKPEKLTGLGITLVDSLLTQIEAESQLKTDGLYQLSFRFPKELS; this is encoded by the coding sequence ATGACAGTTACTAAGGAACAAAGAATTACCATAGAGTCGGTCAAGACAAAGTTAATTGACAGCTTTGTATTGTATGGGGCAATTATCGCTTTTATTGCTTTTTTGATTCCCCAGATTCCATTTAACCCGGGAAATCTCAACTTATTCAATTATATCGACCTGACCGTAATCATTTCCGTTTTTATCCTTTACTATAACAGGGCGAAGGTGTCTCTTTTCTTTAAAGGAGGCTTTATTCTCGTAGCCGTGTATTTATTCTTTGTAGCCGACTTGTATCAGCATGGCCTTAATTCTACGATAAGGACGGTATTTGTGCTTATTCCTTTTCTCGGGATATTGGTATTTGAAGTTCGGTGGGCTGCCTTATTCTTTTTCATATCTATTCTCACTTATTTCATTATTGCTTATGGGTATTTGGCCGGTTATCTATCGCCGGGCTTGTTGGGACCTGAGTTAAACACTCCAACAAAATGGATTATTCATGGGATCATACTTTCGCTGGTTAGTATGATCATCGCCATGTTTGTACACATCTTCAATAAGTCGTTAATCAAGATTATTAAACAACAGGACCAAAGTTATAAGGTACTTGAACAGCAAGACCTTGAACTGAAGCAGAATATTGAAGAGAAAAATGTACTTCTGCAGGAAATACATCATCGGGTAAAGAATAATCTGGCGGTAGTTTCCGGTTTGCTGGACTTGCAATCCGGTTTGGCAACGGATGAGTTTTCAAGGTCTGCACTCAAGTTGAGCACCAATCGTATTCTGTCCATTTCCAAAGTGCATGAATTAATTTATCAATCAGAGGATGTAAGCCGAATTCATCTTAAAAAATATATCAAAGAATTAGCGGATATTATTATCGAGAGCTTCAATAAAGCCGGACGAGAGATAGATTTAAGGTTAGATATCAATATTCAGTATCTAAATGTAAATCATGGTGTACCGGTTGGCATTATTTTAAATGAATTGATTACAAACAGCCTGAAGCATGGTTTTAATGAAGCTCAGGAGAGCTGCCAAATTCAAATTTCTGCTTTTGAAGAAGATGAGCACTACAAATTATTTTATCAGGATAACGGAAGTGGGTTTGTCGATCATAAACCAGAAAAATTAACCGGTTTGGGCATCACATTAGTAGATTCGCTGTTAACCCAAATTGAAGCAGAATCACAACTTAAAACAGACGGGCTGTATCAGCTTTCATTTCGTTTCCCAAAAGAATTATCCTGA